From the genome of Staphylococcus haemolyticus, one region includes:
- a CDS encoding ArsR/SmtB family transcription factor, which yields MNVSLSNWNEDATLLQTTEIFKALSDTNRLRILLLLEQEESSVGHITHTLNLSQSNVSHQLKILKQARLVKSLRQGQSKIYSIDDQHVSTLLKQAIHHTKHLRGEVSND from the coding sequence TTGAATGTATCTTTAAGCAATTGGAACGAAGATGCTACCTTATTACAGACTACTGAAATTTTTAAAGCACTAAGTGATACAAATAGATTAAGAATTCTATTATTGTTAGAGCAAGAGGAATCTAGCGTTGGTCATATTACACATACGCTAAACTTGAGCCAGTCTAATGTTTCTCATCAACTTAAAATTCTTAAACAAGCTAGACTTGTTAAATCCTTAAGACAAGGTCAATCAAAAATCTATTCGATTGATGATCAACATGTTTCAACCCTATTGAAACAAGCCATTCATCATACGAAACATCTAAGAGGTGAAGTTTCAAATGACTAA
- a CDS encoding HAD family hydrolase, which yields MNNIKAIFLDMDGTILHEDNKASIKTKSVIDELREKRYKIFLATGRSYTEIDQLVPPQFEVDGIISSNGTSGEVNDDNLFMHSLSSESVKRIVSLAQQQEIYYEVFPFNGSRIALNEDKAWMQEMIKGDTPPNRVSESEWKSRLDAMSGKIDWKEDIPEDDYAKIYLFTPNLEKITTFRDELIQNQVLLNISVSNSSRFNAETMAYHTDKGTGIKEMIEHFNIKQEDTLVIGDSDNDRAMFAFGGYSVAMKNARQEIQEITNEVTQFTNEEDGAALFLESKFLK from the coding sequence TTGAATAATATCAAAGCGATTTTTCTAGATATGGATGGAACAATTTTACATGAGGATAATAAAGCTTCAATTAAAACAAAATCAGTTATTGATGAATTACGAGAAAAGAGATATAAGATATTTTTAGCAACTGGTCGCTCATATACAGAGATTGATCAACTTGTACCTCCTCAATTTGAAGTTGATGGAATCATCAGTTCTAATGGTACGAGTGGAGAAGTAAACGATGATAATCTTTTCATGCATAGTTTATCGAGTGAAAGTGTTAAACGAATCGTATCTTTAGCACAACAGCAAGAAATATATTATGAAGTTTTCCCATTTAATGGATCAAGAATTGCGCTAAATGAAGATAAAGCATGGATGCAAGAGATGATTAAAGGTGATACGCCTCCAAATCGTGTAAGCGAAAGTGAATGGAAATCAAGATTAGATGCAATGTCTGGTAAGATTGATTGGAAAGAGGACATACCTGAAGATGACTATGCTAAAATATATTTATTTACGCCAAACTTAGAAAAAATAACAACTTTTAGAGATGAACTTATTCAAAATCAAGTGCTTTTAAACATTAGTGTTTCTAATTCATCAAGATTTAACGCTGAAACTATGGCATATCATACCGATAAAGGAACGGGTATTAAAGAAATGATAGAACACTTTAATATTAAACAAGAAGACACGCTTGTAATAGGGGATAGTGATAATGATAGAGCTATGTTTGCATTTGGTGGTTATAGCGTCGCAATGAAAAATGCACGACAAGAAATACAGGAAATTACTAATGAAGTGACACAATTCACTAATGAAGAAGATGGTGCTGCATTATTCTTAGAAAGCAAATTCCTAAAATAA
- a CDS encoding NAD(P)-binding oxidoreductase: MSLLVIGANGGVGSKLVKQLKEDQVDFTAGVRKNEQIETLKQDNIEATLVDVEKDSIEDLTETFNGYDKVLFTVGSGGSTGADKTIIVDLDGAIKTIEASKQANVKHYIMVSTYDARREAFDPSGDLKPYTIAKHYADEHLKNSGLNYTIVHPGALEDKEGTSKIETDLYFDGKGSIPREDVASVLKEVALSENKFINKEFQVITGNQTISEALSSFE, encoded by the coding sequence ATGAGTTTATTAGTTATAGGTGCTAACGGTGGAGTAGGTTCTAAATTAGTAAAGCAACTTAAAGAAGATCAGGTAGATTTTACAGCTGGTGTACGTAAAAACGAACAAATTGAAACATTAAAGCAAGATAATATTGAAGCAACTTTAGTTGATGTAGAAAAAGATAGTATTGAAGACTTAACTGAAACATTTAACGGTTATGATAAAGTTTTATTTACTGTGGGTTCTGGTGGCAGTACAGGTGCTGACAAAACGATTATTGTAGATTTAGATGGTGCCATTAAGACAATTGAAGCTAGTAAACAAGCCAATGTTAAACATTATATTATGGTGTCAACGTATGATGCTCGTCGTGAAGCATTTGATCCAAGCGGTGATTTAAAACCATATACAATTGCTAAGCACTATGCTGATGAACACTTAAAAAATTCTGGATTAAATTATACGATTGTTCATCCAGGTGCGTTAGAAGATAAAGAAGGAACTTCTAAAATAGAGACTGATTTATACTTTGATGGAAAAGGTTCTATACCTAGAGAAGATGTGGCATCTGTGTTAAAAGAGGTTGCTTTATCTGAGAATAAATTCATTAATAAAGAATTCCAAGTTATTACAGGTAATCAAACAATAAGCGAAGCATTGTCTTCATTTGAATAA
- the czrB gene encoding CDF family zinc efflux transporter CzrB, which produces MTNHSHTHSHNHSHVHTNNKKILAISFIIIGLFMVIEIVGGFIANSLALLSDGLHMFSDTVSLGVALVAFIYAEKNATSSKTFGYKRFEVLAALFNGVTLFVISIVIIVEAIKRFFAPPEVQSTEMFIISLIGLIVNIVVALIMFKGGDTNHNLNMRGAFIHVLGDLLGSVGAIIASILIWTFNFTIADPIASIVVSLLILKSAYGITKSSINILMEGTPSDIDLEQVIYTIMGHEEIQNVHDYHVWTISNDMNALSCHAVVDKSLTIEACEQLLKQIEHELAHLNIQHMTIQLETPKHQHDESILCSGFMHQHSH; this is translated from the coding sequence ATGACTAATCATTCTCATACACATTCACACAACCATTCACATGTACACACTAATAATAAAAAAATTTTAGCCATTTCCTTTATTATTATTGGGCTTTTCATGGTGATAGAAATTGTAGGTGGCTTTATTGCTAATAGTTTAGCATTATTATCTGATGGACTACATATGTTCAGCGACACAGTTTCTCTAGGTGTTGCCCTTGTTGCATTTATTTATGCTGAAAAGAATGCCACATCTAGTAAAACATTTGGTTATAAACGTTTCGAAGTTTTAGCTGCATTGTTTAATGGCGTCACTTTATTTGTTATTAGTATAGTTATTATCGTTGAAGCAATTAAAAGATTTTTTGCACCACCCGAAGTTCAATCAACAGAAATGTTTATTATTAGTTTAATAGGCTTAATAGTTAATATCGTAGTAGCACTTATTATGTTTAAAGGCGGAGATACCAATCACAATTTAAATATGCGTGGTGCGTTTATACACGTACTAGGAGATTTATTAGGATCTGTTGGTGCAATTATTGCCTCAATACTCATATGGACATTTAATTTTACAATTGCAGATCCAATTGCGAGTATAGTGGTTTCACTGCTAATTTTGAAAAGTGCATACGGAATTACGAAATCATCTATTAATATTTTAATGGAAGGAACGCCCTCTGACATAGATTTAGAACAAGTCATCTATACAATAATGGGTCATGAGGAAATACAAAATGTTCATGATTATCATGTTTGGACTATTTCTAATGATATGAATGCATTAAGTTGTCATGCAGTTGTAGATAAATCACTTACGATAGAGGCTTGTGAGCAATTACTTAAACAAATAGAACATGAATTAGCACATCTTAATATACAACATATGACGATTCAATTAGAAACACCAAAACATCAACATGACGAATCAATTTTATGTTCTGGATTTATGCATCAACACTCACATTAG
- the glmS gene encoding glutamine--fructose-6-phosphate transaminase (isomerizing), giving the protein MCGIVGYIGYDNAKELLLSGLEKLEYRGYDSAGIAVANDNGTTVFKEKGRIAELRKVADNNDTDGHVGIGHTRWATHGVPSTVNSHPHQSNNERFTLVHNGVIENYEELKSEYLSDVTFQSETDTEVIVQLVEHFSNKGLETEEAFSKVVSLLHGSYALGLLDNQDSDTIYVAKNKSPLLVGVGEGFNVIASDALAMIKVTNEYKEIHDHEIVIVKKDSVTIKDLDGNVQDRDTYTAQIDASDAEKGIYDHYMLKEINEQPAVMRRIIQEYEDEKGDLKIDPEIVKDVAAADRIYIIAAGTSYHAGLVGKEYLEKWAGVPTEVHVASEFVYNMPLLSEKPLFIYISQSGETADSRAVLVETNKLGYKSLTVTNVAGSTLSREADHTLLLHAGPEIAVASTKAYTAQIAVLSILSQVVAKAHGRDNDIDLLRELAKVTTAIETIVDDTPVMEQIAKDFLETTRNAFFIGRTMDYNVSLEGSLKLKEISYIQAEGFAGGELKHGTIALIEDGTPVIALSTQEKVNLSIRGNVKEVVARGAKPCIISMEGLEKEGDTYVIPHVHELLTPLVSVVTLQLIAYYAALHRGLDVDKPRNLAKSVTVE; this is encoded by the coding sequence ATGTGCGGAATTGTAGGATATATTGGATATGATAATGCAAAAGAATTGTTATTATCAGGATTAGAAAAATTAGAATATAGAGGATATGACTCAGCTGGTATTGCAGTTGCAAACGATAATGGTACAACTGTTTTTAAAGAAAAAGGTCGTATTGCAGAATTAAGAAAAGTTGCTGACAACAATGACACTGATGGTCACGTTGGTATCGGTCACACACGTTGGGCTACACACGGTGTACCAAGTACAGTGAATTCACATCCTCATCAATCTAATAATGAACGTTTTACATTAGTTCATAATGGTGTAATTGAAAATTATGAAGAATTAAAAAGTGAATATTTATCAGATGTAACATTCCAATCTGAGACAGATACAGAAGTTATTGTTCAATTAGTTGAACATTTCTCGAACAAAGGTTTAGAAACTGAAGAAGCTTTCTCTAAAGTTGTTTCTTTATTACACGGTTCATATGCATTAGGCTTACTTGATAATCAAGATAGCGACACAATCTATGTAGCTAAAAACAAATCACCTTTATTAGTTGGAGTTGGAGAAGGGTTCAATGTCATTGCGTCTGACGCATTAGCTATGATTAAAGTAACAAACGAATATAAAGAAATTCATGATCATGAAATTGTTATTGTTAAAAAAGACAGTGTAACTATTAAAGACCTTGATGGCAATGTACAAGATCGAGACACTTATACTGCTCAAATTGATGCTTCAGATGCTGAAAAAGGTATCTATGATCACTACATGCTTAAAGAAATTAATGAACAACCAGCAGTTATGCGTCGTATTATTCAAGAGTATGAAGATGAAAAAGGCGACCTAAAAATTGATCCTGAAATTGTTAAAGATGTTGCAGCTGCAGATCGTATATATATCATCGCAGCAGGAACAAGTTATCATGCAGGTTTAGTTGGTAAAGAATACTTAGAAAAATGGGCTGGTGTACCTACTGAAGTACATGTAGCTTCTGAATTTGTTTATAACATGCCACTATTATCTGAAAAGCCATTATTCATCTATATTTCTCAATCAGGTGAAACTGCTGATAGCCGTGCAGTGTTAGTTGAAACTAACAAATTAGGTTACAAATCATTAACAGTTACAAATGTGGCTGGTTCAACATTATCACGTGAAGCAGATCATACATTGTTATTACATGCTGGTCCTGAAATTGCAGTTGCTTCAACAAAAGCATATACAGCTCAAATTGCTGTTTTATCAATCTTATCTCAAGTTGTAGCTAAAGCACACGGTCGAGATAATGATATTGATTTATTGAGAGAATTAGCTAAAGTAACAACTGCAATTGAAACAATTGTAGATGATACTCCAGTAATGGAACAAATTGCTAAGGATTTCTTAGAAACAACGCGTAATGCATTCTTCATTGGTCGTACAATGGACTATAATGTAAGTCTTGAAGGTTCATTAAAATTAAAAGAAATTTCATATATTCAAGCTGAAGGATTCGCTGGTGGAGAACTTAAACACGGTACAATTGCATTAATTGAAGACGGCACACCTGTAATCGCATTATCTACACAAGAAAAGGTTAACTTATCTATTCGTGGTAATGTCAAAGAGGTAGTAGCACGTGGAGCAAAACCATGTATTATCTCTATGGAAGGTTTAGAAAAAGAGGGAGATACTTATGTAATTCCACATGTACATGAGTTATTAACTCCGCTTGTATCTGTAGTTACATTACAATTAATTGCTTACTATGCAGCGCTACACAGAGGATTAGACGTAGATAAACCTCGTAACTTAGCTAAATCAGTTACAGTTGAATAG
- a CDS encoding metallophosphoesterase family protein codes for MKFAIITDVHGNFDALQTVLDDIDNREDIDKIYNLGDNIGIGHETNKVLDTIFDRDDMEIIAGNHDEAVMSLVNSTPYPEDLKDKFYEHHQWIESHMDEDYYDQLNLLPRYIEKTICGKKLLFIHYEIENQKLETGIEGQPFSPITENSKENIIELFKDKDADLIAFGHNHQMHLYDDNKTIYFNPGAVGLNNGANAVYGIVTINDNEFSIERIKLPYDNEEYLQGFDEKQVPAKQLIFEHFL; via the coding sequence ATGAAATTCGCGATTATTACAGATGTGCATGGTAATTTCGATGCATTACAAACTGTCTTAGATGATATTGATAATAGAGAAGACATCGATAAAATTTACAATCTCGGGGACAATATCGGAATTGGTCATGAAACAAATAAAGTACTCGATACAATATTTGATCGTGATGATATGGAAATTATAGCTGGTAATCATGATGAAGCGGTTATGTCATTAGTAAATAGCACGCCTTATCCTGAAGATTTGAAGGATAAATTTTATGAGCATCATCAATGGATAGAGAGTCATATGGATGAAGATTACTATGACCAGCTTAATTTATTACCTAGATATATCGAAAAAACTATTTGTGGAAAAAAATTACTATTCATTCATTATGAAATTGAGAATCAAAAATTGGAGACTGGTATTGAAGGACAGCCGTTTAGTCCAATTACTGAAAATAGTAAAGAAAATATTATTGAATTATTTAAAGATAAAGATGCTGATTTGATTGCATTTGGCCATAATCATCAAATGCATTTATATGATGATAATAAAACAATTTATTTTAATCCTGGCGCAGTAGGTTTAAACAATGGAGCCAATGCCGTGTACGGTATTGTAACGATTAATGATAACGAGTTTTCAATCGAAAGAATTAAGCTACCTTATGATAATGAAGAATATTTACAAGGGTTCGATGAAAAACAAGTGCCAGCGAAGCAACTCATTTTTGAACATTTTTTATAA
- a CDS encoding ABC transporter ATP-binding protein, whose translation MLISMNKVHRYRRGKHILNGIDWNIKKGDKWVLYGLNGAGKTTLLNILNAYDSITSGNIVLFGMTPGMVGYSADNVRQHIGFISNKLTNQFQDGEHVIGVVLSGYFKSIGLYKTFNHQQLIEAQKLLKLVGMAEFENEYLGYLSTGQQQRVMIARALISNPELLILDEPASGLDFLARETLLEVLETLSHERPEITIIYVTHLIEEIIPIFDKIFILSKGVNFAQGNIDDVLTNKTMSSLFNRNVEVMNYKNRFSLHLIG comes from the coding sequence ATGCTAATTTCAATGAATAAAGTACATCGATATAGAAGAGGTAAGCATATATTAAATGGTATTGATTGGAATATTAAAAAAGGGGATAAATGGGTATTATATGGTTTAAATGGTGCTGGAAAAACAACTTTATTAAATATTCTGAACGCTTATGATTCAATTACAAGTGGCAACATAGTCCTTTTTGGTATGACACCTGGAATGGTTGGATATTCAGCAGATAATGTGAGACAACATATAGGTTTCATTTCAAACAAGCTCACTAATCAATTTCAAGATGGCGAGCATGTAATAGGTGTAGTATTAAGTGGCTATTTTAAATCTATTGGCCTATACAAAACATTCAATCATCAACAATTGATAGAGGCGCAGAAGCTATTAAAATTAGTTGGTATGGCAGAATTTGAGAATGAATACCTCGGTTATTTATCAACTGGACAACAACAAAGGGTTATGATTGCACGTGCGCTTATAAGTAATCCAGAATTATTGATTTTAGATGAGCCAGCTTCGGGCTTAGATTTTTTAGCGCGTGAAACACTATTGGAAGTATTAGAAACTTTATCACATGAGCGACCTGAAATTACTATCATTTATGTGACACACCTCATTGAAGAAATCATACCAATATTTGATAAAATTTTTATTTTAAGTAAAGGCGTGAATTTCGCACAAGGAAATATTGATGATGTTTTAACTAATAAGACGATGTCATCTCTTTTCAATAGAAATGTAGAAGTTATGAATTATAAAAATCGATTTTCTTTACACCTGATAGGGTAA
- a CDS encoding EscU/YscU/HrcU family type III secretion system export apparatus switch protein gives MFKYHSLALKNAKPQILKTILFSIVSFIVVFAVFAVARTFFMQYFMQMQLAAQLQQSSGPYLIIMILALLLGLLFFIFAGYQLLAGAINVIAKAISREDVHFNDLFVAFKKGKYGKSLILSLISIGLFIVMYLIIMALNYLFNLALTPLFTSLQSAVSSSDNAIAILLTIQIIILIIIGLITSIVSWFFFILMINYTVSLVRESNYSAMSHFKDGFRGIRNGHKTWFKFFIAVLLINLIIIIITQPLGTILSVTTGNMSQKVATVILYVAQVIIVVLRLILYFVLIMGAVQYFLKRGEKLNKTTKEKKKKHKNKDKSVTNKNETLSNQQKIDNSHQPSKNNVEGHSNNVTNNVKQKSENAKDEVSHNFNKDK, from the coding sequence TTGTTCAAATATCATAGTTTGGCATTAAAAAATGCTAAACCGCAAATTCTTAAGACGATTTTGTTTAGTATCGTTAGTTTCATTGTAGTATTTGCGGTTTTTGCTGTTGCTAGAACTTTCTTTATGCAATATTTCATGCAAATGCAGCTAGCAGCGCAATTACAACAATCATCGGGTCCGTATTTAATTATTATGATCCTGGCTTTATTATTGGGATTATTATTCTTTATATTTGCAGGTTATCAATTACTAGCAGGTGCAATTAATGTTATTGCAAAAGCAATTTCAAGAGAAGATGTTCATTTCAATGACTTATTTGTTGCATTCAAAAAAGGTAAATATGGTAAGAGTTTAATTTTATCATTAATCTCAATTGGCTTATTTATAGTGATGTACTTAATCATAATGGCATTAAATTATTTATTTAATTTAGCATTAACACCTTTATTTACATCATTACAGTCAGCTGTAAGTTCATCTGATAATGCAATTGCCATTTTACTAACAATTCAAATCATTATTTTAATTATTATTGGATTAATTACATCAATCGTATCATGGTTTTTTTTCATTTTAATGATTAATTATACTGTTTCATTAGTAAGAGAATCTAACTATAGTGCCATGTCTCACTTTAAAGATGGCTTTAGAGGTATTAGAAATGGCCATAAAACTTGGTTTAAATTCTTTATAGCTGTTCTTTTAATCAATTTAATTATTATTATCATTACTCAACCACTTGGTACAATTCTTTCTGTAACAACTGGAAACATGTCTCAAAAAGTTGCTACAGTCATTCTGTATGTAGCACAAGTAATTATTGTTGTATTACGTTTAATCCTTTATTTTGTTCTTATAATGGGTGCAGTTCAGTACTTCTTAAAACGTGGTGAAAAATTAAATAAAACTACTAAAGAGAAGAAGAAAAAGCACAAAAATAAAGATAAAAGCGTAACTAATAAAAATGAAACATTGAGTAATCAACAAAAAATTGACAATTCTCATCAACCTTCTAAAAACAATGTTGAAGGACATTCAAATAATGTTACAAACAATGTTAAACAAAAATCTGAGAATGCCAAAGATGAAGTAAGTCATAATTTCAATAAAGATAAATAA